Genomic DNA from Enterococcus saccharolyticus subsp. saccharolyticus:
TAAAAAGCTAAAGAGAAACGTAAATAAATAAACCCCAAATTTCAAGAACAAGTTAGCCACTTTTTGAAAAACGTGAAAATCATGTGTTATCTGTAAGTTCCGATGTTGATTTGATAATGAGTTGCGGCATGGTAGTCTGGTTTGACGGGCTGGCTATGCCAGCTTGCCCAGACGATACCCATGGCGTAAGAGGCTCGTTGTCAAATCAACTAACTACTTTATTTAGTTCTTGTTCAAAACAAGACTGGGGTGTCGCATAGTTTAAGATCTTTCTGGGTAGTTGATTCATTTTATTGGCAATTTGCTCGATTTCCTTTCGATGATAGCTGTCCATACTTTCGCCTTTGGGAATATATCTACAAATGATGCCATTGTGATTCTCGTTCGTTCCACGTTCGCAAGAAGTATACGGATGGGTAAAATAAATTTCTGTCAATCCATTTAACGTTTCTGACAACTGAGCGAACTCCGAACCATTATCAGCTGTAATCGAACGAAATACAGCGGAAAAATTGTTCCCATATTCTTTAGCTAATCGGTTGATGGCATAACTGACAGAGTCTGCATCTTTGGCATCAAGCACACGAATGATTTCAAAACGTGTTTTTCGTTCCGTTAAAGTTAAGAGTGCTGTTTCTGAACCATTCCGTTGACCAATGACTGTATCAATTTCAAAGTGACCAAATTCTTCACGTGTTTCAACACTTGTCGGTCGTTCTTCGATACTCTTTCCAAGAACTTTTCGATTTTTTACCTGCTTGGTTTGTGCTGGTTTACGTGTTGTTTTCAACAGTTCGATAAAGTACGCCAAAAAGGTACGGACTTGAAAAAATTTTTCTTTCCGATGGCATCGTTGTCGGTTGTTTCTATACCGATTTTGAGCAAATTCTGCATTATACTTGAAGAAATAATGACATTTCCCATTGCTCTTTTTCACTTGTTTCAATTTCCCACGCTTCAACTCATTGTTAATTGTTTGAGGAACCACATCTAACCTTTTGGCAATTTGCCGATTGGATATTCCTTCGCTATGCCAAGCGGCAATTTTCCACGTTCAATGGCTGTTAGGTGCTGACCTTTTAAACGAGTTGTGGTAGTATTTGAATACGTCATAGTGAAACTCTCCTTATTAGTTGGTGTCGGAACCCTAATAATACATGATTTTTCACTATGATGTTTTTTTATTTTTCAGGTGGCTAACTTGATTATAAAATTCGCGAATCATAATTTGAAAAAAAATATTGCAAGAAAATAAGTTAAACTACATTACGGTTCATGGCTTTCGTCACACCCATTGTAGCTTGTTATTTGAATCTGGTGCTTCCATCAAAGAAGTACAAGTACGTTTGGGTCATACGGACGTTCGAACTACTATGGATATTTACACCCATATCAGCGAACAGAAAAAAGAAGAAACGGCGGATCGTTTCGCCGATTATATGAACAAGTTATACGAGGAAGAGGAAGGGATGGTCAAAAGGATGGTCAAGGACAAAAAAAAGAGAATATCCTCCGACAAGGATACTCTCTAAAGTCTGATAAATCAGTTTTATTATTCCGCAGCGTTTGCGTCTTTGAGACCGTATTTTTTGTTGAAACGGTCCACACGTCCGTCTGCTTGAGTGAATTTTTGACGTCCAGTGTAGAATGGATGTGAGTCAGAAGTAACTTCGACACGGATTACTGGGTAAGTATTTCCGTCTTCCCATTCGATTGTTTCTTGTGAAGATTTAGTTGAACCTGACAAGAATTTAAAACCTGTTGTTGAGTCTAAAAACACTACTGGATGGTAATCTGGATGGATGTTTTCTTTCATTTTGCTTTCTCTCCTTTGCCCTGAATCATTTGCTGAGTCAGAGTTGATTTGTTTACAACGTTACTATCTTAACATGAGTTAAAATCATTTGCAATTATCTTTTCACATTTCTTTTGACTCTTTTTTCATTAAACGTCACATCATGAAATGCTGCAAGAAATTCTTGATTGTTTTTGGTTTTCTTTAAGAATTGAATGAATTGATCTGTATATTCCAAGGAATCTCCGGTCATATGATTGCGCAATCGCCATGTTTCTTCTAGTTGTTCGCTAGACATTAATAATTCTTCTTTGCGTGTACTTGATTTCTTCAAATCAATCGCAGGGAAAATGCGGCGTTCGGCTAGATTACGTGACAATTGTAGTTCCATATTGCCTGTTCCTTTAAACTCTTCGTAAATCACATCGTCCATCCGGCTCCCCGTATCAACTAAAGCAGTCGCTAAAATAGTTAAGCTTCCACCTTCTTCAATGTTACGAGCTGCACCAAAGAATTTTTTTGGTTTGTACAACGCAGCTGGATCAATCCCACCACTTAACGTACGGCCACTTGGCGGAACAACTAAATTATACGCACGTGCTAAACGTGTGATGCTATCCATCAAAATAACCACATCACGTTTGTCTTCTACTAAACGCATCGCGCGTTCTAAGACTAATTCTGCCACACGTGTATGATTACTTGGTTGCAAATCAAAGGTAGAAGAAACAACATCACCTTTCACACTGCGTTCTAAGTCTGTCACTTCTTCTGGACGTTCGTCAATTAAGAGTACAATTAATTCCACATCGGGATAATTTTCAGTAATCCCATTCGCAATTTCTTTTAAAATGCTGGTTTTCCCCGCTTTAGGCGGAGCGACAATGAGTCCGCGTTGCCCAAAACCGACTGGTGAAAACATATCAATCATACGCGTCGATAAACGCCCTTTAGTTGTTTCTAATTTAATTTGTGTTTCTGGGTACAAAGGCGTAAGCGCTGGAAAATGCGGACGTTCTTTGGCTTCTTCAGGATTTTTCCCATTGACGCTTTCTACATGCATCAAACCATAATAACGTTCAGATTCTTTTGGTGGTCTTGCTTTTCCCGCAACTTTGTCCCCATTTCGTAAACCGAAACGACGAATTTGTGAGCTAGAGATATAAATATCTTCGGCACTTGGACCATAGTTAATTGGTCGCAAAAAGCCATAACCTTCTTGACCAACAATATCTAGAATTCCTTCCATGTAGAAAAAGCCTTGCTTCTCCGCTTGCGCACGAATAACCGCTAAGGATAATTCTTTTTTGTTCATTTGACTATAATAAGGAATTTTGAATTCTTTTGCGTACGTATAGATTTCTTTTAATGTTTTATGATCTAACTCCGCCATTGTTAAATAGTCGCTCATACTTACTCCTCTACCATCTCGATCTCGGCACCTAAAGCCGTTAATTTCTCAATAATATTGTCATAACCACGTAAAATGTATTCTACTTTACTAATCTTCGTTGTACCTTCTGCCATCAAACCGGCAATGACCAAACATGCACCTGCACGTAAATCAGAAGCAACCACTTCTGCCCCACGTA
This window encodes:
- the rho gene encoding transcription termination factor Rho, with the protein product MSDYLTMAELDHKTLKEIYTYAKEFKIPYYSQMNKKELSLAVIRAQAEKQGFFYMEGILDIVGQEGYGFLRPINYGPSAEDIYISSSQIRRFGLRNGDKVAGKARPPKESERYYGLMHVESVNGKNPEEAKERPHFPALTPLYPETQIKLETTKGRLSTRMIDMFSPVGFGQRGLIVAPPKAGKTSILKEIANGITENYPDVELIVLLIDERPEEVTDLERSVKGDVVSSTFDLQPSNHTRVAELVLERAMRLVEDKRDVVILMDSITRLARAYNLVVPPSGRTLSGGIDPAALYKPKKFFGAARNIEEGGSLTILATALVDTGSRMDDVIYEEFKGTGNMELQLSRNLAERRIFPAIDLKKSSTRKEELLMSSEQLEETWRLRNHMTGDSLEYTDQFIQFLKKTKNNQEFLAAFHDVTFNEKRVKRNVKR
- a CDS encoding type B 50S ribosomal protein L31, whose translation is MKENIHPDYHPVVFLDSTTGFKFLSGSTKSSQETIEWEDGNTYPVIRVEVTSDSHPFYTGRQKFTQADGRVDRFNKKYGLKDANAAE